DNA sequence from the Bradyrhizobium sp. CIAT3101 genome:
AGCTGATGGCCTCGGCCGATGCCAACCCGATCTCGCTCTACCTCGCCCACGAAGGCAACGAGGCGATGGAGTTCAAGCGGACCTCGTCGCGTCTGATCGAGATGAGCTCGGAATCCTATCTGGCGCTGCCTCACGGCCGCAAGGATTCCACCGCCAGCGGCTCCACCAAGGGTTTGGTCGAGACTTAAGTCCTATTTGCCAGCGCTGTCATTCCGCCGCGCCGGCCTTCGCGGGCGAGCTCGAAATCTGGTGCGTGACTTTCGGGTTAACGCCCACGCGCGCCCGGGAATGACAGGGTTGCGCTCGGATGCGCAGCAAGCCCGACAATTGGGCATTGGGCGACTTGAACGGCGGAAGCGAAAGGGATAACCACCCTCTCAGTTTTCCCCTCCTCACGTGTCTAAAGGACAGGTTCACATGGCGCGCGACAAGATTGCTTTGATTGGCTCCGGTCAGATCGGCGGAACGCTGGCTCACCTCATCGGCCTGAAAGAACTGGGCGACGTCGTGATGTTCGACATTGCCGAGGGCGTGCCGCAGGGCAAGGCGCTCGACATCGCGCAGTCCTCGCCGGTCGACGGTTTTGACGCGCACTACACCGGCGCGAACTCCTACGAAGCCCTCGACAACGCCAAGGTCTGCATCGTCACCGCCGGCGTGCCGCGCAAGCCCGGCATGAGCCGCGACGACCTCCTCTCCATCAACCTCAAGGTCATGGAGCAGGTCGGCGCCGGCATCAAGAAGTACGCCCCCGACGCGTTCGTCATCTGCATCACCAACCCGCTCGACGCCATGGTCTGGGCGCTGCAGAAGGCCTCGGGCCTGCCGCACAAGAAGGTCGTCGGCATGGCCGGCGTGCTCGACTCCTCGCGCTTCCGCTACTTCCTGGCCGACGAGTTCAACGTCTCCGTTGAAGACGTCACCGCCTTCGTGCTCGGCGGTCACGGCGACACCATGGTGCCGCTGGTGAAGTACTCCACCGTCGCCGGCATCCCGCTGCCCGACCTCGTCAAGATGGGCTGGACCTCGCAGGCGCGCCTCGACGAGATCGTCGACCGCACCCGCAACGGCGGCGCCGAGATCGTCAATCTGCTCAAGACCGGCTCGGCCTTCTACGCGCCCGCCGCTTCGGCGATCGCGATGGCCGAGAGCTATCTGCGTGACAAGAAGCGCGTGCTGCCGTCGGCCGCCTACCTCAACGGCGAATATGGCGTGAAGGACATGTATGTCGGCGTCCCCGTCGTGATCGGCTCCAAGGGTGTCGAGCGCGTCGTCGAGATCGAGCTCGCCGGCAAGGACCGCGAGGCCTTCGACAAGTCGGTCGGCGCAGTGCAGGGCCTGGTAGACGCCTGCAAGAAGATCGCACCCGACCTTCTCGGCCGCTAAGGGCAAGCAATCCCCGCCGAAGATCGAAACCCGGTCTTCGGCGGTTTCATTTCCGGGCCCCGGCTAGCCGGGACGGGGGCCGGTTCCAAGATTTCCGATGTCAAAGAATCCGGGTTGCAGTTCTCGTGGTATATGGTATGCCAGCCACAAGACTGAGGTGGGCCCCTAGGGGTCTCCGCCCGCGGGTTCAGGGAGCGATCATATGAATATCCATGAATATCAGGCCAAAGCGCTGCTGAGCGAGTTCGGCGTAGCGATCTCGAAGGGCGTTCCGGTCCTGAAGGCCGCCGACGCCGAAGCCGCCGCCAAGGCGCTGCCGGGTCCGGTCTATGTGGTGAAGAGCCAGATCCACGCCGGCGGCCGCGGCAAGGGCAAGTTCAAGGAAGCCTCGGCCGGCGACAAGGGCGGCGTTCGCATCGCCAAGTCGGCCGCGGAGGTCTCCGAATTCGCCAAGCAGATGCTCGGCGCCACCCTGGTGACGATCCAGACCGGCCCCGCCGGCAAGCAGGTCAACCGCCTCTACATCGAGGACGGCTCCGACATCGACAAGGAGTTCTACCTCTCGATCCTGGTCGACCGCGAGACTTCGCGCGTCTCCTTCGTCGTCTCGACCGAAGGCGGCGTCAACATCGAGGACGTCGCGCACAACAACCCGGAAAAGATCGTCACCTTCTCGGTCGATCCCGCGACCGGCATCATGGGCCATCACGGCCGCACCGTCGCCAACGCGCTGAAGCTCTCCGGTGACCTCGCCAAGCAGGCCGAGAAGCTCACCGCGCAGCTCTACGCGGCCTTCGTCGCCAAGGACATGGCCATGCTGGAGATCAACCCGCTGGTCGTGACCAAGCAGGGCCAGCTCCGCGTGCTCGACGCCAAGGTGTCGTTCGACGACAACTCCCTGTTCCGTCACCCCGACGTGCTCGCGCTGCGCGACGAGACCGAGGAAGACGCCAAGGAAATCGAGGCGTCCAAGTACGACCTCAACTACGTCACCCTCGACGGCAATATCGGCTGCATGGTCAACGGCGCCGGTCTCGCCATGGCGACGATGGACATCATCAAGCTCTACGGCATGGCGCCGGCGAACTTCCTCGACGTCGGCGGCAGCGCCAGCAAGGAGAAGGTCGCGGCCGCGTTCAAGATCATCACCGCGGATCCCAACGTGAAGGGCATCCTGGTCAACATCTTCGGTGGTATCATGAAGTGCGACGTGATCGCCGAGGGCGTCACCGCCGCCGTGCGCGAGGTCGGCCTTAGCGTTCCGCTGGTGGTTCGCCTCGAAGGCA
Encoded proteins:
- the sucC gene encoding ADP-forming succinate--CoA ligase subunit beta yields the protein MNIHEYQAKALLSEFGVAISKGVPVLKAADAEAAAKALPGPVYVVKSQIHAGGRGKGKFKEASAGDKGGVRIAKSAAEVSEFAKQMLGATLVTIQTGPAGKQVNRLYIEDGSDIDKEFYLSILVDRETSRVSFVVSTEGGVNIEDVAHNNPEKIVTFSVDPATGIMGHHGRTVANALKLSGDLAKQAEKLTAQLYAAFVAKDMAMLEINPLVVTKQGQLRVLDAKVSFDDNSLFRHPDVLALRDETEEDAKEIEASKYDLNYVTLDGNIGCMVNGAGLAMATMDIIKLYGMAPANFLDVGGSASKEKVAAAFKIITADPNVKGILVNIFGGIMKCDVIAEGVTAAVREVGLSVPLVVRLEGTNVELGKKIIRESGLNVVPADNLDDAAQKIVKAVKGG
- the mdh gene encoding malate dehydrogenase produces the protein MARDKIALIGSGQIGGTLAHLIGLKELGDVVMFDIAEGVPQGKALDIAQSSPVDGFDAHYTGANSYEALDNAKVCIVTAGVPRKPGMSRDDLLSINLKVMEQVGAGIKKYAPDAFVICITNPLDAMVWALQKASGLPHKKVVGMAGVLDSSRFRYFLADEFNVSVEDVTAFVLGGHGDTMVPLVKYSTVAGIPLPDLVKMGWTSQARLDEIVDRTRNGGAEIVNLLKTGSAFYAPAASAIAMAESYLRDKKRVLPSAAYLNGEYGVKDMYVGVPVVIGSKGVERVVEIELAGKDREAFDKSVGAVQGLVDACKKIAPDLLGR